In Paenibacillus algicola, a genomic segment contains:
- a CDS encoding NCS2 family permease, with protein MFDLKAQGTSVKTEVVAGATTFFTMAYIMVVNPLILSDAGVPFQQSFTATVISAIIGTLMMGLVAKYPIAVAPGMGLNAYFTYSVVQGHGSLTYSEAFSAVFIAGILFLLLSLTPLRSRLIHIIPPNLKHAITAGIGLFIAFIGLRMSGVITAHPENLVALGDLHQPSAVLALTGLAITLILLARNVKGALFIGMILTGVIAYFAGMLKFDGVLSVPSLPEGLLVWNPIAAAGDVITHSLYAVVFSFLLVTLFDTTGTVVGVAQQAGLMKDNKLPRAERAMLADSVATVAGSMVGTSPTTAYIESAAGVGAGGRTGLTAVVVAALFGVAAFFGPVIGAVSGLSAITAPSLIIVGCLMVGNVSSIHWKEFDEAFPAFIVILTMPLTSSIATGIALGFISYPLMKLVSGKAKAVHPLLYIFAVLFVLQLLFVPH; from the coding sequence GTGTTTGATTTAAAAGCCCAAGGCACCTCGGTCAAGACCGAAGTGGTGGCTGGCGCAACAACCTTCTTTACAATGGCTTATATTATGGTGGTGAATCCGCTCATCCTGTCGGATGCGGGGGTGCCATTTCAGCAGAGCTTCACGGCCACGGTCATCTCGGCGATCATCGGAACCCTGATGATGGGCCTGGTCGCCAAATATCCGATTGCAGTCGCACCAGGTATGGGCTTGAACGCTTATTTTACATATTCGGTCGTACAGGGACACGGGAGCCTGACGTACAGTGAGGCGTTCTCTGCAGTGTTTATTGCAGGCATTCTGTTTCTGCTCTTGTCGTTGACGCCCCTGCGCAGCCGCCTGATTCACATTATTCCTCCCAATCTGAAGCATGCAATCACGGCAGGCATCGGATTGTTCATCGCTTTTATCGGCCTGCGGATGAGCGGCGTAATTACAGCCCACCCGGAGAATCTGGTGGCACTCGGAGATCTTCATCAGCCTTCTGCTGTCCTGGCGCTGACCGGACTCGCGATTACGCTGATTCTCTTGGCCCGCAACGTGAAAGGGGCGCTGTTCATCGGCATGATCCTGACCGGTGTTATTGCCTATTTTGCCGGGATGCTGAAATTTGACGGTGTCCTGTCCGTTCCTTCGCTTCCGGAAGGACTGCTCGTGTGGAATCCGATCGCCGCGGCAGGGGATGTGATCACGCACAGCCTGTATGCTGTGGTCTTCTCGTTCCTGCTGGTAACGCTGTTTGATACGACCGGAACGGTTGTCGGTGTAGCCCAGCAAGCCGGGCTGATGAAGGATAACAAGCTGCCCCGTGCAGAACGTGCTATGCTCGCAGATTCCGTGGCCACGGTGGCCGGCTCCATGGTAGGTACGAGTCCGACGACGGCCTACATTGAATCTGCCGCAGGAGTAGGCGCTGGCGGACGAACCGGCCTGACTGCTGTCGTGGTGGCAGCGCTGTTCGGAGTTGCGGCATTCTTCGGTCCGGTAATCGGAGCGGTGTCCGGTCTGTCGGCGATCACGGCCCCTTCCCTGATTATCGTGGGCTGCCTGATGGTGGGGAATGTAAGCAGTATTCACTGGAAGGAATTCGATGAAGCTTTTCCTGCGTTCATTGTCATTCTGACAATGCCGCTGACCTCAAGTATTGCGACCGGTATTGCGCTCGGCTTCATTTCCTATCCGCTAATGAAGCTTGTGAGCGGCAAAGCGAAGGCGGTTCATCCGCTGCTGTATATTTTTGCTGTATTATTCGTGCTGCAGCTGCTGTTCGTGCCGCATTAA